Part of the Paludisphaera borealis genome, CTGGCACCAGACCGTCCGTCCCGACGGGAGCATCCTGCTCCGCGTCCTCGCGCCCCCCGCCGACGCGTCGGCCGAGGGGAGATCGCTGACCCTGAGCGCGGGGGCGACCGTGGCGCCGGGACGGGGACCCCTGGCGCTGCCGCGCGTCCGCCTGGTCAAGGGGACGATCGCCGACGAAGCCTGGGTCGCGCTCGTGGACGAGCCGACGCTCCTGACGCCGATCTCGACGAGCGGTCTAGCCTGGATCGACCCCGCGCAGGTCAAGGGGCTGCTTCCCCCGTCGATGACTCCGCCGTCGGACCTCAGGCCGGCGCTCGGATGGCGGTGGACGGCCGACGCGGCGGAGGCGATGATCGACCGGCAACGGGTCGAGCAGGAGCGGCAGGGCTGGATCCATGTGAAGGCCCGGATCGAGGATCAAGGCCGACGCCTCGCCGTCAGCGGCCGGATCACCGTGACCGGCGGTCGCGAGGGCCTGGAGAGCCTGCCGATCTGGATCGATCTGTCGCCGAACGCCGCCTTGTCGTGGACCTTCTCCGACCCGGCGACCGGGCGGAAGATCGCGACGACGCCGCTTTCCGAATCCGCGCGTCGAAAGCTCGGCCTGCCCCGTTCGGGCGTCGCCCTGGAGCTGGCCGCGACCCGCCCGACGTCGGGCCGGACCGCCGTCGACTTCCGGGCCGAGACGCCGTGGACCGGCCAGGGCCGGGTCCCGCTGCCGTGCCTGCCGAACGCGTTCGCCCCGCGCGGGGTCGTCGTGGTCGAGATCCCGCACCGGATGCGGTCGAAGGTCGTGACCAAAGAACTGAGCCGGATCGAAGCGTCGCTGGCGGGCCGACTCGCGCCGGGCCCCGGCCCATCGACTACGGCCGTCGCGTCCCCTTCGACGTCGTCGCCGTCGAGCCCGTACTGGACGGCCCACGCCCTCACATACTGGAAACCGGGCTGCACGCTCGATCTCGCAACCGAAGAACTCACGCCGGCGATGATCCGCGGCGTCGTCCACGACGCCCGTTTGACGACGCTCGTATACCCCCAGGGACGCTGGCTGAACCGGCTCCGGCTGGTCGTCGGCGCCGATCAGCTCGACGCGATCCCGCTGAAGCTCCCAGCCGACGCCGAGCTGGCGCGCGTCCGCCTCGACGGTCTCGACGTCGCCCCCACCCTCGATCAGGGGAACCTCTCGATCCCGCCGCCGCGCGCCCGCAACGAGAAGACGCGAACGATCGAGCTGGATTATTACGTGAACGTCGGACGATCCTTCGATCGTCGAGCCATTCGCCCCGCCGTTCCCGACTTCGGGCTCCCCTGCCTCTCCTTCGGCTGGGAGTTGGTCCTGCCCGCCGACTGGGAAATCGATCGAGCGGGCCAAGGCTTCGTCATGAACACGATGGACGAGGCGGTCGGTTGGCCATTCGGATCGCTGGGGTTCCCCAGGCCGCGATGGCCCGGCAGACGGCCGACGCCCGTCCTCGGCGAGGAGGGCCTCCGCGCGCTCGACGAGCAGCTCACGAATGCGGCCTCGCGGGAGCTGACCTTCTCGGAATGGTTCACCCGGTGGGACTCCGGCTCCTTCCCGGTGGTGATCGACCGGCTGTCGCTCGTTGCGGAAGGGTACGGCCCGCGCACGCCCTGTCAGCCGGCCCAGCGCGATCCCTCGGGTTCGTCGGTCTCGCTGCGAACCCTGCGGCAGAACGGCCTGGCCTTGGTGCTCGTCGACGACACGCTGGTGGTCACGTCGCGGCGCGAGGCCGGGCTGGCCGACGCGGCGACGACGTGGCGGGACGCGGTCGCCGAGGCCCTGTTCTGGGGAGCCGACCGGACCGACCGATTCCAATCGGCGGCGCGCTGGAGGGGCGAGGCGTCTTCGAGCGATCCGACCGCGGCCCGCCGCGAACGGCAGCTTCCGGGGTGGTCGACCTGGCGGTTGTCGTCGTCCGGCTGGCCAGGTCAAGACTCTCACGTCCAGACGATCGACAGGACGTCGCGGATCGTGCCGGGCTGGCTGACCGCCGTCCTGATCGTGCTCGTCGGCCTGAAGGGAGGGCGATCGCCTCGCCGCGGCCTGATCGTGCCGATGTTGCTGATGACGGCGGCGGTGGTCGTGCACGACCGGACCCGCGTCGCGCCGGCGCCGCTGAGCGCCGGGCTGTTCCTCGGGGCGCTCGGCCTGCTGCTGATCCGGCTCGGCCGGCTCTTGCGGACGACGCTCGGCGGCGCGAGAGCCGGATTGCGATCGAACCACGGTCGCACGCCGTTTCTGAAAAGAACCGGCGCGCGGGTCGCGACCCTCCTGGCGGCGACGGCGGCGTGCCTGGCGATCCCGCCGGCCCTCGCCGTGCTCGACGTCGAAAAGCCGATCATCGCCCTGATCCCCTACGACGGCGTCTACGATCGCTCGATCCCGCCGGGGCGGATCGTGGTCCGGCAGGAAGACTACCAGCGGCTGGCGCGGATCGCCGAGCCGCCGCCCGCCGCAGCGGGCTCGGAACTCGCGATCCTGTCGGCCGAACATCACGCCAAACGATCGAAGGATCGTGAGGTCGCGGTCGTCAGCGATTACACCCTGAAGCTCGGCCCCGGGTCCGTCGCCTTTGATTTCCCCGTCTCCGGCGCGCGCGACATCGAGGCGACCGTCGACGACCAGAGCGCCCCGGTGCTCATCGCGCCCGGGGGCGAGCGCGGCGTGGTGACGGTCGCCGGCAGCCGCACCGTCCGGCTGCAACTGCGGCGCACCACCGTCCCGGCCCTCGACGGCGCGATGGAAGTGCTCGACCTCAAGATCAACCCGTCGCCCCTGGCCCGATTGATCCTCGACCAGCCCCCCGGCTTCCGCCCCGTCCAGCACCTGGGCGCCCGGGGCAAAGTGGTGGCGAAGGGCGATCAGACGATCCACGCGAACCTCGGCCCCGTCGATCGCATCGAGATCTCCTGGACCTCGGCAGAACCGGTCCTCGACCAGCCCAGCGCGAGCGTCGAGAGCATCGTCCTCTGGGATCTCGATCCCGCCGGCGAGAGGGTTCGCGCGCGGTTGACCTACCGGCCGCGACGGCGGACGTCCACGATCCGGATCGCCATGGAGCCGGGCCTGATCCCTCGCGAGATCCAGGTCCCGGGACTCGTCGATTCCTCATGGGGGGGGACGCCGCAAAATCCCGAGTGGATCGCGCGGGTCGATCCGCCGATCCAGGATCGGACCACGGTGGTCCTCGACTTCTGGCGTCCGTTGCAAGCGACGACGGCGAGCCGACCGGGGGAACCGGTCGACCCTTCCGGGGCGATCACGCGGCGCTTCCCGAAGATGGAGCCGCTGGGCGTCGATCGGGACTCCGGCTTGCTGGCGGTCCGCAGGCCGGGGCACTGGACGGGACGGCTCGAACCGATCAAGGGCGCCGAGCCGCTCAGCGACGAGAGCTTCGTGCGGGCCTGGGGAACCCTCCCCGACGACGCGCTCACTTTCGCCGGGACCGTGCGGTTCAACGCGCGCGACGCCGTCGAATTTCGGACCGGACCGACGCCGCTGCGACTCAAGATGAAGCCGTCGGTCCAGCTTCGGCTCGACTCGGGCCGGATCGACTGCCAGATCGAGGCCGAGCTGACCGAGATCTCGGGCTTGCTCGATCATCTGGCGTTTCAGATTCCCGAGCCCCTGATCGTGCTCGGCGTCGAGTCCGAGGGCATGACCGACTGGAGCCGGCCGGCCGGCCGGCCGTTGCAGGTTCGCTTCGACCACGTCGAGCTGATGTCTCGGCGCGCGATCAAGATCAAGATCAAGGGCTGGATTCCCGTCACGGAGCTGGACGCGAAGGCCAAGCCTCAGCAGTTCCGGACTCCGCTGCCCTGGATCGTCCTGCCCGGCGCTTCAACCGCGCCCGGCTCGCTGATCGTGGTCTCGAAGGCACCCGCCGAGCTGCCGGCCACCCCCGGTGGGGTGGTCCTGCTGTCGTCGGGGCCGGCGGAGGCGGGCGGACCAGGGTCGCGCCAGGTTTACCGGATCGACGACCCGACGAAGGCCGCCGAGTTGCGATGGTCGCCCCCGCCCCCGCGCGTCAACGTCTCGGTGCTGAGCCAGATGACGATCCATCCCGATTCCGCCGAGTGGATCGCGATCCTCCGCTACGACGTCGCCGGCGGCTCGCTCGACGCAATTCATCTCGAAATCCCGGCGATCTGGGCGGCCAAGGCGCAGCTTCAACTCGCGGGTCAGGATCATCAGCTCACCACCGTATTGCGCGACCAGTCGACGTTCTGGCTCATCACGCCGGAACGCCCCATCTGGGGGTCGCAGCGACTGGTCTTGCGATCGAGCGTGCCGATCGCCTCGGAGCAAGAGGTCAAATTCCCCGAGGTCACGCCGCGGGGCCAGGGAGCCGCCGACGCCTGGCTCGGCCTCGTCTTCGCGACGGCGTCGCCGCTGACGATCGCGGGATCGGCCGGCCTTCAGTCGATCGCCTACACGAGCCGCTTTCAGGCCGAGGAGTTCGGCGCCGCCGCGGGGATTACGACGCGCGGCTTCCACGTCGAGCGCGCGAACTGGTGGCTCAAGGTGCAGGCGCCGCGCCGCGCCGAGGCGTCCCGCGTCGCGGACGACGACTCCGCCCGCGTGAAGACGGCGGAAGTCATCTACGTCCTGTCGCCGGACGGGTCGCTCCTCGGCCGGGCCTCGTACCAGACCGAGCCGCGCACCGGCCAGTTCCTCACCGTCGACCTCCCCGCCGAGGGCGTCCCGACCTGGGCGACCGTCGAGGGGACGGCCGTGGAGCCGTTGCTCGCCGAAGGCGGAAGATGGATGATCCCGCTCGAGGAACAGACCACCCAGTGCGTGACCGTCGTTTGGAACGAAGGCCCCGCCGCTGATCCTGCTCGATCACGGTCGCTTGGCCTGCCGCGCGCCGGGACGGGACGGGCGTCGACTCTGGTCGGCGTCCATCTGCCTCCCGAACGCGTCCTCAAACCCGCGCTCAGCGGCCTGGAGATCGTGGGGTCGGAACGCGTGGAGCAGGAGCGATCCGATCAAATCGCCCAGCGGATCACCGAATTCCTGGCCGAGATGGATCGCGGCTCGGGCCGCGACCGGGAACGTCTGACCTCGCTCCTGATCAACCATGAACTGGCGATTCGAACCGTCGAGCACGCGTTGCAAGCCGTGTCGAGGCGAGGCGCGGACCGCGCGCGGCGCGACCGGGCCGCGCGCGAGCTTGAGGTCGTCAAGTCGTCGCGAGCCGCTGTGGTCGAGGCCGTCCGCTCGGCGGGGCTGGACGAGCAGATCGAGTCGGCCCGGGTCTACCTGGGACTCTCCGACAAGGGGGCGGGGGCGCAAACCCTCGGCGTCCCCGAACCGACCGGCGTCGACCGGATCCGGAAGCTCGGCAAGCCGACGTTCCTGATCGGCTCAATGCCGGGACTCCAAGAGCCGCCGGTCCAGGTCGAGGTCGTCGTCGACGGGCCGACGTGGTACGCGGGATCGAGCGCCGACCGAGCGCGGTCGATGCTGCTTCTGGTCCTGCTGCTCGGGTTGGGCGTGACCGGACTGACGACGGCTCGCCTGGCGGGCGCCCAAAGCCTGATGATCGCCGCCTGCCTGGCGCTCGCGGCCCTGGCCGGCGGCCCTCCAGGACTGGCCCTGGCCGCGGCGGCCGTCGCGGTGGGCTGGTCGTCCGCCGCTCCCTGGAGAACGCGAGTACCGGCCGACCGCGTCGAGAGCACCCTGGGCTCAAGCCTCGTCAGCTCGCGTTGAGATACAAGCTCGAAGCGCCAGCGAGTGGATCGTCCCGACGGCCGACGCCGGATGCGACGTGGTCCGGGAGATCCACTCGCTGGCGCTTCGAGCTTGTAAACCCGAGGCGTTCAGCCGATCAGTTCGGGAAGCGGCTTGCCGCCGTCGACGATCTTCATCGGGCGGCCGCGGGGGGTAGTGTACTGGGTGTCGATGCCGATGCCCATGGTCTTGGTCATCGTCGCAATCAGGTCCATCACGCCGATGGGTCGATCGGAGACGTCGACGCCGTCTTTGTCGGTCGAGCCGACGACTTGCCCCGACTTCATGCCGCCGCCGCCGACGACGACCGACCAGCTCCGCGGCCAATGGTCTCGGCCGGCGTTCTGATTGATCCGAGGAGTGCGGCCGAACTCGCCCATCCAGACGATCATCGTCGTGTCGAGCAGCCCGCGCGCCGCGAGGTCGGCCACGAGCGCCGACATCCCGAGATCCAGCTCGGGGAGCAGACGTTTGGAAAGGGCGTCGAAATTATTGGTGTGGGTGTCCCAGCCGCCGAGCGAGACCTCGACGTAGCTGACCCCCTGCTCGACCAGCCGCCGGGCCATCAGGCAGCCCGAACCGAACGACCCCTTGCCGTAGGCCTCGCGAATCGGCGCGGGCTCGGAATCGAGGCTGAAGATGTTCTTCAACTTCGAATTCATCATCCGGATCGTCTTGCCGTAGACGGCCTTGTGGTCGACGGCCATCTGATTGCGACGCTGGCCGATGAACTGGTTCTCGACCTGGCTGAGCATCTGGAGCCTGCGCTCCAGGCGCAGCTCGTCGACGTCGCCGGGGGGTTTGAGGTTGGCGATCGGCGCGTTCGGGTTCTGCACCATGAAGGGGGTGTACGACATGCCCAGGAACCCGGCCCCCGCCCCCGGCGAGTTGATCGCCACGCAGTGCGGCAGGTCGAAGTCGCTCATCTGCGAGCCTAACTCAAGCGCGCAGGACGAGCCCCAGCCGGGATGGACCACCGTCGGGTTGGGCACGTAGCCGGTGTGCATCAGGTACGTGCCGCGCTCGTGGTTGCCCTCCTTCGAGTCGAGCGACCGAAGGATGTTCAGATGGTGCATCTGCTTGGCCGTCTTGGGCATGTGCTCGCTGATCTGGACGCCCGGCGCCGACGTCGCGATCGGTCGAAACGGCCCGCCGTTCTTCTCGCTGTCGGGCTTGAGGTCCCAGATGTCGAGATGGCTGGGGCCTCCCGACATCCAGAGCACGATGCAGCTCCGGTGTTTCTTGCGGACGTCCGCGGCGTTGGCCCGAAGGTCCGTGAAGAACTGCGCCGCCGGAACGCTCAGGGCCGTGGCGGCCATGTGGCCCAGGAAGTGGCGTCGGCTGAGTCCGCCGGGCGAAGCCATGATCGACGACATGAAAGGTCGGCTCCTAGAAGGTCCCGGACCGCCCCGCGCGGCGGGCGGACGAGGGAGAGGCGGCGGCGTTGGAATGCTACGTCAATGGATCAGGATGAACTCGTTGGAGTTGAGCAGCGCCCAGAAGAGGTCCTGCAAGACATGAAGCGAGTCGGGGAACGCATCCAGGTACTGCATGGCCGCGTGTCGCTCCTTGGCCGTCGGGAACCGGCTGAGGGCCGCCAGGTAGATCTGATCGATCATGTAAGGCGCCGGCGCGCGTCCTTGCTTTTGGGCCTGCTCAAGGACGTCGGCGAGGAAGCTGCCGGACTTGCCGGAAAGGGCGTCCTTCATCAGCTCGCCGTTCATCATCATCAGCGACTGGGGGATCGTCCCTTGAAAGCTGGTCGCCTCGTCCCCCTCGTCGTTGCCGAAGGCGAAGAGGAATTGCTTCATCCAGGCCTCGCGTTTGGCGTCGTCGCGACCGCCGGCGGTCTTGTGGGCCGAGGTCGCCGTGAGCAGCGAGTCGAAAAGCTGTTCGGGCGACATCGGCCGAAGCTGCATGACGTTAAAGACGCTGTCGTCCCGGTCGCCTCCCTTGGAAACCTCGCCCTTGCCGGCCCGGAGGCTCGTCGCCTGGTAGGCCCGCGACGTCATGATCCAGCGGATCATCTGCTTGACGTCGTATTTGGAGTCGCGGAACGCGTCGGCCAGCTTGTCGAGGATCTCCGGGTTCACAGGGACGTTGTGGGGGCCGATGTCGTCGATCGGGTTGACGAACCCCCGCCCCAGGAACTGAGCCCACATCCGGTTGGCCATGGCCCGGGGAAGCAGGTCGCTCTTGGGGTCGGTGATCATCTTGCCGAGCTCGACGCGACGGATCACGCCGTCGCCGTGGCCGGCCTTCACGCCGTTGAGGAACGTGGGGAAGGCGACGCCCATCATGCCGTTGCGCTTCTCGAACCGGGCCGTGGCGTTGGACGGCTCGTCATGCAGCTCGGTGTGGTCGTAGGCTTCCAGGCCGGCGGCGTTGGGCGCGTTCTTGTCCTCGGTCTTGACCCCTCGGAAGAACGCGTTGATCCCCCAGAAATCGCTCTGCTTCCAGTCGTTGTTCGGGTGGTCGTGGCACTGCACGCATTGGATCTGCTGGCCGAGGAACAGCCGGGTGGTCCGCGCGGTGAGCGGCACCGCCTCGGATTCGAGATGCGCCAGCGTGAAGTTGACCGCCCCGTTCTCGCGGTTCGAGCCGCTGGCCGTAACCAGGTCGTAGACGACCTCGTTCCAAGGGCGGTCGGCCGCGAACTGCTTGCGCAGCCAGGCGGTCAGGGCCGCTCGATCGACCATCCGCCCCTGGGGGCTGCGGCCGACCAGGAGGGTGGTCCACTGGGTCGCGAAGTTCTTGGGGAAGTCGACGTGGTTGAGCAGATATTCGACCAGCTTGCCTCGCTTGTCGGCTTCACGCGTGGACAGGAACGCGCGAGCTTCCTGGACGCTGGGGATGCGGCCCAGGACGTCGAGATAGGCGCGACGGAGGAATTCCTCGTCGCTCGCCGGCTTGCCCGGCTTGACTCCGGCCTCTTTCCAGGCCGCTTCCAGCAGCGGGTCGAGGAAGTTCCCGGCGGCGGAGACCGAAGCCTGGGAGGCCGTCGACGACTTCGACGCCGGCCGATCGCCGGCCGTCGCTAGGATCGGAATCGCGAAAATCGCCCAGGCGAGGGCCGCGCCGCTCGCCGTCGCGAACGCGACCGCCGAAACACGAAGTCCCCGGCCGACCCGCCGTCCCTGTCGCGAATTCATGGGAAACCACCCCCAAGAGGCCAACCCCGGGCGATCTCGGGTCGTGCCGACGCGGGACCGGTCGTTTCGATTTCTCAAGATGCGGCGCGTGGAAATTTCGAAAGCGACAGGCGTCGACCGGACCAGGACGCGGAGGATGTTCCTCGAACGACTACACCCTTCTACGATCTATTACCAGACTAGTTCACCGATGTGACCGCCACAAGTTTATTCAAGCCTCGACTCACCCGTCAATCCACGCATTGCGCCGAATTCTTCGTAAGCGTCGGCCTTGGGGAGGTTTCCGATGCAGGGTCGACGCCGGCCGTCCGAACGGTTGCGTCGGGTCTTTCGGCTGCGCATAATGAACCTCTTCGTCGGAGCTTCGTAAAGGGATGGTAAGGACGGCGAAGGCTCCGCGCATCGCATTCAACGACCGAGTCGTATCCGGCTGACGGGCGGTTCCCACTTGACCGTCCGGTCTCCGGTCAGGCCAACTCGGCCCTCTTTTACAGGGTCGATCCGATTTCAAAGTCTGGGAGGAACGTATCGGCATGTCCACGCCGGTCATGATCGAAGCCGACGGGCTTTGCAAGCAATTTGGTTCGTTTCTGGCGGTCCGCGACGTGTCCTTCTCGATCCCCAAGGGGCAGGTAGTCGCGTTCCTCGGCCCCAACGGGGCGGGCAAGACCACGACGATGCGGCTGCTCACGGGGTTCGTGGCGCCCACGCACGGCTCGGCCCGGATCGCCGGGATCAACGTCCAGGAAAACCGGATCGAGGCCGCCGAGCGGCTCGGCTACCTGCCGGAAAACGGTCCGCTCTACACCGATATGACGCCGATCGGCCTGCTTCGGTTCTTCGGCGCGGCCCGCGGCCTGTCGGGATCGCGGCTGGCCGACCGCATCGCCGCCGTCGTCGATCAGTGCTCGTTGAGCACCGTCGCCCACAAGGCGATCGGCAAGCTCTCCAAGGGCTACCGCCAGCGGGTGTCGATGGCCCAGGCGATTCTCCACGATCCCGACGTGCTGATCATGGACGAGCCGACCAGCGGCCTCGACCCGAACCAGATCCGGGGCGTTCGCGCGCTGATCCGCGACCTCGGTAAGACGAAGACCGTGCTGGTCTCGACGCACATCCTCCAGGAGGTCGAGCCGATCGCCGGCCGCGTGCTGTTCATCCACGACGGCAAGATCGTCTTCGACGGCGCCCCGGCCGACCTCGCCCGCAAGAGCGGCACCCTGGAAGAAGCCTTCTATTCGTTGACGTCGCAACCGGTGTAACCCTCCGAGAGCGCGGCCGTCGGCCCGGCCCGGGCGTCGTGAGCGTCGGATTGCTTCCTTAAATTAAAGAAGCGACGAGCCGCGCGGCTTCGCCTCATCGTCAGCAGACCAGACCCTCGACCACTGCCCAATTTAGAGGAATCCCCGCGGTGACTACGCTCGAATCCGAACCCAGCAGCAAAAAGCCGGCTCCTTCCGGAGCTCGATCGCGGCAAGGCGGAATCCGACCGTTCCGGGCCCACGTGATCTGGGCCGTCTTCAAGCGCAATCTTCAGAGCTATTTCAGCAACCCGGCCGGATACGTGTTCATCACGTTGTTCGTCTTCATCAGCTCGGCGGTCGCGTTCTGGCAGGACGAGTTCTTCACCAACAACCTGGCGAACCTCGACCAGCTCAACCGGTACATGCCGTACTTGCTTCTGTTCTTCATCCCGGCGATCACGATGAACTCGTGGGCCGACGAGCGGAGGCAAGGGACCGACGAACTGCTGCTGACCCTCCCCGCCCACGACCTCGACGTGGTGCTCGGCAAGTACTTCGCGGCCCTCGGCATTTTCACGGTGGCCTTGCTGTTCTCGTCGAGCCACCTGCTGGTGCTCTCGTATCTCGGCTCTCCCGACCTCGGCGTGATGGCGTCGACGTACCTCGGCTACTGGCTGATGGGCGCGCTGTTGATCGCCGTGGGGATGGTGGCGTCGCTCTTGTCGTCGAACGTCACGGTCGCGTTCATCCTGGGCGCCCTGTTCTGCGCCATACCGATCTTTCTGGGAGGGATCGGGTCGCCGACCGGCGGTCCGCTCCGTCGCCGGCTTGAAGGGTGGTCGGTGCCGGCCCAGTTCCACGATTTCGGCGTCGGGGTGGTCACGCTGTCGGGCCTCTTCTACTTCGTCGCGCTGGCCGCGGCCATGCTCTACCTGAACATGGTGCTGCTGGGCCGCCGGCACTGGGCGGGAGGCGAGGCCAGCAAGGGCCTCTGGTTCCACGCGGCGGTTCGGTTCGCGGCGGTGATCCTGGCCCTGTTCAGCCTCAATATGATGATCGAGCACCTGGGCGCCCGCGCCGACGCCAGCTCCGAAAAGCTGCACACGCTGTCGGCCGAATCGATCGAATTGATCGATCAGATCAAGGACGACCGGCCGGTCATGATCCAGGCGTTCTACAGCCCGGAGGTTCCCCGCGAGTACGTCGAAACCAAGACCGACCTGCTGGACCTGTTGCAGAGCTACGCGGCCCGCAGCCGGGGGAAGATCCAGCTCAACCTGACGCCGACCGAAACGTACTCGACCGCCGCCCGTGAGGCCGAGAAGCGGTTCGGGATCGAGCCCAGGCGGGTCGTCACGACCGACCAGGCCAAGCAGTCGTCCACCGAGATCTTCCTCGGCGTCGCCTTCACCTCGGGTCTTGAAGAGGTGGTGATCCCGTTCTTCGACCGCGGCCTGCCCGTGGAATACGAGCTGACGCGATCGATCCAGGTGGTCTCGCGGAGCAAGCGGAAGAAGGTCGGCATCCTCTCGACCGACGCCAAGATGATGGGGGGCTTCAATCAGCAGAGCTTCGGCCAGACGCCCGAATGGTCGATCGTCACCGAGCTGAAGAAGCAGTACGAGGTGACTTCGGTCTCGCCCGACACCCCGATCGCCGACGATTTCGACGCCCTGCTCGTCGCCCAGCCGTCGTCGCTGACCCAGAAGCAGATCGACAACCTGACCGCCTACGTCAAGAACGGGGGCCCCGCGCTCCTGTTCCTCGACCCGTTCCCGGTCGACAACCCGCAGATTTCCCCCGAAGTCCCCCGGGCGCCTGCCGGTGGGCCGTTCGGCGGCAGTCCTCCGCCCGAGCAGAAGGGGAACCTCAGGCCGCTGCTCGACCTGGTGGGCATCGACTGGCCGACCACCGAGATCGTCTGGAACTCGTACAACCCCCATCCCCAGCTCGCCGACCTCCCCCCCGAGGTCGTGTTCATCGGCCGAGGGAGTGGTGAGAAAGACGCGTTCAACCCGGACCAGAGCGCGACGTCGGGCCTTCAGGAGATCGTCACCCTGTTCCCCGGCATGCTGCGAAGCAAGGGGGGGGGAGCCGGTCCCGAGTTCACGCCGCTGTTGCGAACCAGCGACGCCGGCGGCTTGATCTCCTGGTCCGAGACGGCGCAGCAGGGCTTCATGGGGATCTCCGGGATCAACCCCCGGCGTCGCCACCTGCCCAGCGACGTCGGCTACACGC contains:
- a CDS encoding DUF1501 domain-containing protein; this translates as MSSIMASPGGLSRRHFLGHMAATALSVPAAQFFTDLRANAADVRKKHRSCIVLWMSGGPSHLDIWDLKPDSEKNGGPFRPIATSAPGVQISEHMPKTAKQMHHLNILRSLDSKEGNHERGTYLMHTGYVPNPTVVHPGWGSSCALELGSQMSDFDLPHCVAINSPGAGAGFLGMSYTPFMVQNPNAPIANLKPPGDVDELRLERRLQMLSQVENQFIGQRRNQMAVDHKAVYGKTIRMMNSKLKNIFSLDSEPAPIREAYGKGSFGSGCLMARRLVEQGVSYVEVSLGGWDTHTNNFDALSKRLLPELDLGMSALVADLAARGLLDTTMIVWMGEFGRTPRINQNAGRDHWPRSWSVVVGGGGMKSGQVVGSTDKDGVDVSDRPIGVMDLIATMTKTMGIGIDTQYTTPRGRPMKIVDGGKPLPELIG
- a CDS encoding DUF1549 and DUF1553 domain-containing protein, coding for MNSRQGRRVGRGLRVSAVAFATASGAALAWAIFAIPILATAGDRPASKSSTASQASVSAAGNFLDPLLEAAWKEAGVKPGKPASDEEFLRRAYLDVLGRIPSVQEARAFLSTREADKRGKLVEYLLNHVDFPKNFATQWTTLLVGRSPQGRMVDRAALTAWLRKQFAADRPWNEVVYDLVTASGSNRENGAVNFTLAHLESEAVPLTARTTRLFLGQQIQCVQCHDHPNNDWKQSDFWGINAFFRGVKTEDKNAPNAAGLEAYDHTELHDEPSNATARFEKRNGMMGVAFPTFLNGVKAGHGDGVIRRVELGKMITDPKSDLLPRAMANRMWAQFLGRGFVNPIDDIGPHNVPVNPEILDKLADAFRDSKYDVKQMIRWIMTSRAYQATSLRAGKGEVSKGGDRDDSVFNVMQLRPMSPEQLFDSLLTATSAHKTAGGRDDAKREAWMKQFLFAFGNDEGDEATSFQGTIPQSLMMMNGELMKDALSGKSGSFLADVLEQAQKQGRAPAPYMIDQIYLAALSRFPTAKERHAAMQYLDAFPDSLHVLQDLFWALLNSNEFILIH
- a CDS encoding ABC transporter ATP-binding protein, which translates into the protein MSTPVMIEADGLCKQFGSFLAVRDVSFSIPKGQVVAFLGPNGAGKTTTMRLLTGFVAPTHGSARIAGINVQENRIEAAERLGYLPENGPLYTDMTPIGLLRFFGAARGLSGSRLADRIAAVVDQCSLSTVAHKAIGKLSKGYRQRVSMAQAILHDPDVLIMDEPTSGLDPNQIRGVRALIRDLGKTKTVLVSTHILQEVEPIAGRVLFIHDGKIVFDGAPADLARKSGTLEEAFYSLTSQPV
- a CDS encoding Gldg family protein, producing the protein MTTLESEPSSKKPAPSGARSRQGGIRPFRAHVIWAVFKRNLQSYFSNPAGYVFITLFVFISSAVAFWQDEFFTNNLANLDQLNRYMPYLLLFFIPAITMNSWADERRQGTDELLLTLPAHDLDVVLGKYFAALGIFTVALLFSSSHLLVLSYLGSPDLGVMASTYLGYWLMGALLIAVGMVASLLSSNVTVAFILGALFCAIPIFLGGIGSPTGGPLRRRLEGWSVPAQFHDFGVGVVTLSGLFYFVALAAAMLYLNMVLLGRRHWAGGEASKGLWFHAAVRFAAVILALFSLNMMIEHLGARADASSEKLHTLSAESIELIDQIKDDRPVMIQAFYSPEVPREYVETKTDLLDLLQSYAARSRGKIQLNLTPTETYSTAAREAEKRFGIEPRRVVTTDQAKQSSTEIFLGVAFTSGLEEVVIPFFDRGLPVEYELTRSIQVVSRSKRKKVGILSTDAKMMGGFNQQSFGQTPEWSIVTELKKQYEVTSVSPDTPIADDFDALLVAQPSSLTQKQIDNLTAYVKNGGPALLFLDPFPVDNPQISPEVPRAPAGGPFGGSPPPEQKGNLRPLLDLVGIDWPTTEIVWNSYNPHPQLADLPPEVVFIGRGSGEKDAFNPDQSATSGLQEIVTLFPGMLRSKGGGAGPEFTPLLRTSDAGGLISWSETAQQGFMGISGINPRRRHLPSDVGYTLAARVKGAAAGEPKPASDPAKKDEKKPEEKPATINVIAIADLDIISEQFFELRRRKIENLDFDNVTFVLNCVDVLAGDESFVTLRKKRPKHRTLVAIEEQTKDFLEALQNQTKSAEDAAKNKLDDAQKAFDKQVDQVKTRTDLDERTKEIMLANLQEVAQRRLDVEKQKIEDEKLNQIREGKADSEQKTRAIENRVRYLAAAIPPLPPLILGIIVFITRLRRENLGASPKRLAA